The genomic interval AGAAATTCATGACTAAAATCCTGTATCTATTCTTTTGGTGTTGCCTGCCGTTTTTGTCAGTTCAGACATTGGCTGAGACATTTGTCGATAATCCGGATGTTAAGACCTTTACTGCCAAACTGGTGGCCGAGGATGGTTTCAGTCAGCAGCAGCTGGATGAGTGGTTTGGCCAGGTACGTTATCAGGCCAGTATTATTGAAGCCTTTAATCGCCCCAAAGAGACGACTTCCAGTTATAAAAGCTATAAGCCAATGTTTGTGTCCCCGGAGACTATGGCGCGTGGAAAAGCGTTTGCAGAAACATACCGGGTGGCGCTGACCAGGGCTGAATATGTTTATGGGGTACCGGCAGAGGTGATTCTGGCGGTGATTGCAATTGAGTCCCGGTTTGGTCGTACCATGGGCGGTTATAGAGTATTTGATGCTTTGGCAACGACCGGATTTTATTATCCGCGCAGAGCTGATTATTTTCAGAAAGAACTGCGAGAGTTTTTACTGATTAGCCGGGACCAGAAAATAGATCCGTTTTCGGTCAAAGGTTCTTATGCCGGTGCCATGGGATACCCACAGTTTATGCCATCAAGCTTCAGAGCCTATGCGGTCGATTTTGATTTTGATGATCATATTGATATCTGGGATAACCCGGTGGATGCGATTGGCAGTATTGCCAATTACTTTAAGGTGCATGGCTGGACGAAAGATGCGTTGGTTGCAGTTAAAGCCAGTGTCAGTGGAGACCAGTATGACTCATTGATTGCTGATTCCATGAAACTTGGAGCGACAGTTGAAGAAGTCATCAACAGCGGTTGGAAACTGGAACAGGACATTGCTGATAAACAACAACAAACGATTCCCTTTAAAGTGGAGACTGACGCTGGTATGGAGTATTGGGTGGGGTTGAAAAATTTTTATGTCATCACCCGTTATAACCATAGCCGGTTGTATGCCTTGACCGTGCATCATCTCGGGCTTGAATTTCAGTCGCTTTTTGGTCAATGAGAAGGGGATCGGGGAGTGGATAATTCCGAGCATGAATACTGGATGGCGTTGGCATTGGAACAGGCGGAAAAAGCCTGGGGAATGAATGAAGTCCCTGTCGGTGCAATCGTAGTACGGAATGGTGAGGTGATCGGGGAGGGATACAATCAACCCATCAGCACTCATGATCCCTCTGCCCATGCAGAAATCATGGCGCTGAGAAACGCTGCGCAAAAGGTGAATAATTATCGCTTACCGGGCAGTACTCTGTATGTCACGTTGGAGCCTTGTACCATGTGTTACGGGGCGATGATCCATGCCCGGATTGAGTCATTAGTATTTGGCGCTTGTGAGCCAAAAGCCGGGGTTGTATGCAGTGCCGATCAAATTGGTGAAAAAGGTTATTTCAATCATCGCATAAAAGTAGTAAAAGGCGTTCTCGAATCTCGTTGCGGTGGAATGCTGTCAGATTTTTTCAAAGCCCGTCGGGCGCAAATCAAGAAAGCCAGTCCGTAGTCCTGGAATAATCACGCCATCACATGTTTTGCACAATTATGTGAAAGCTGATTTCGCATTTTAAGGGTGTTTCTTTTGCCTTATATACGTTTGTCTCTACTGTATTTTGCTTACTATGCAATTTTTGGTGTCTTGATTCCGTATCTGGGACGTTATCTCAATCACTACGGTTATGATTTTCAGCAGATTGGTATCGCAATGGCCTGCCTGACCGGTATTAATATGCTGGCTCCTTTTGTGTTGGCCCGTATCAGTGATGTCTTGGGGGTTCGTTTGCCTCTGGCCCGTGCGGCAGCACTGCTAATGATACTGGCCGCATGGTTGTTTGAACCTCAGGTTGGTTTCGGGCGTGTTATTCTTTCGGTGCTTTTGATTGGTTCTGGTCTCAGTATGGTGTTGCCACAGCTGGAAGCTGTCACACTTGACTACCTGGGTGAAAATAAACACCGCTATGGTTTTATTCGTTCCTGGGGAGCTGTCGGTTTTACTTCCATTGTTTGGACGGTTGGGCCGATCATGGACGAATACGGTATCCAGTGGTATCGCTATCTGCTCATGGCCACGGTCGTTGCATTGTTTGCGTTTATGTTTCTGCTCAAAGACCCGGAATATCATTCTTATGGCGAAACCGGAGCTGAGATCAAAGGCAATGGTCTGGAACATTTCAAAGAGTTGTTTGTCATCATCCTGTTTATAGTTTATCTGATTAACCAGACTGCGCTTGCGCCTTATAACAGCTTTGCTGATTTATATTGGCAGAGCTGGGGACACAGCTCCAGCAGCATCGGAGTATTGTTGGCAGTAGCCCCGATTGCAGAGACTGCATTGACCTTTTTGATTCCCATCGTGTTGTTTCGATACGGCTACTTTAAAATCCTTTGTCTGGCTTTGTCGCTTAGTGTTATTCGCTGGTTTGTGATGGCGAGTGTGCCAGGCAACTTCGCCGCCATGGCTGCTGTTCAGTTGATCCACGCATTTAGTTTTGGTGCGATGCATGTCACTGCTATGTTTTTGATTGGGCAAGTCTTTTATCGCCATCAGCGGGGAATGGGGCAGAGTCTTTATGTGTGTCTGGTCAGTGGTCTTGGTCTGGTGCTTGGGAACGTGTATGGCGGGCATTTCTGGAATGGTGGGGAAGGTGCTCGTCTTGTATTTTTCAGTTCCAGTGCAATGTGTCTGATTGCACTGGTTCTGGCTGTACTTTACATGCGTCCACAAAAGTTACTGGCGTTATCCGCCGCCCGCACTGGTCAAAATACGGCTGTATAGGTCGAGATATTGCTGCACCGGGTTATCCCAGGAGAAATCCTGCTCCATGGCCCGATGCTGCATCTGGTTGTAGATATCCCGGTGATGTTGCCAAATGCCTAGAGCTTTGAGAATGACCTGCTTGCAGGCTTCTGCAGAAGGTTCGGCAAAACTGAAACCAGTGGCAATGGAAAGGTTACTGTGGTGATCATCAAGGCCGACCACCGTATCCTGTAAGCCTCCAGTAGCTCTGACAATAGGCAGTGTTCCGTATTTAAGGCTGTAGATCTGGTTGAGTCCGCATGGTTCGAATGCGGAGGGCATCAGGAAAAAATCTGCGCCAGCCTCAATCTGATGGGATAATGGCTCGTTGTAACCATGAGTAAAATGGACCCGGTCAGGAAAGTCTGTTGCCAGCTGGGTCAGCCAGTCAGAAAAATCCTGGTTTCCTGACCCCAATGCCACGATCTGAAAATAGCTGTCCTGGTGATGTAGCAATTCCTGCAGTGCGGGAAGTAGAAACTGAAATCCTTTCTGATCTGTCAGGCGGCTGACAATGCCCAGGACCGGAATGTCTGGATTGACCTGTAGTCCGCTCTGCTGCTGCAATGCGTGTTTGCATTGATGTTTGCCGCTGATATCGGAGGCAGAAAATGTCGCACTGATGTGTGCATCGACCTCGGGGTTCCAGCTGTTATAGTCGCAACCATTTAAAATACCGTGGAATGAATCCCGCCGACGACCATAGTACATCCACAAACCATGGCTGCCTTCAGGACTCAGTAACTCGTTCCGATATCCGGGGCTGACAGCACAAACGGCATCAGCCATAACAATCCCGCCTTTGAGAAGATTTATTTTGCCGTGATCTTCAAACACTTCCGAAGTAAAAAAACCAGGATGCATCCCTATTTCGTAACGCTGTTCGCCAGGAGCATGTCCCTGGAATAATCCATTGTGAATGCTTAAAAGTGTGCGGGTGTGAGTGAAACCCGGATGGCGGTGCAAGTGTTCCTTAAGGTAGAGCGGTGTCAGAGCCGTCTGCCAGTCGTTGCAGTGAATAATATCCGGATACCAGCTCAATACATCGCAGATATCCAGCGCCGCCTTACAGAGCAGAGCAAAGCGAATGGCATTGTCGCCGAAGTCACCCTGCTCATCAAAATAAAGACCTTCGCGGTCAAAAAAGTGATTATGTTCAATCAAATAAACGGTGACGCCGGAGACTTCAGTTTCCCGAATGGCAGAAAAGTAGCTGTTGAAGTGATTCAACCGGGTTTCGAGCTGGGGTATACGAACCGGAAAGTTTCTGGCAAGCAATGGGCGATAACATGGAATGACGACTCTGACATCAACACCTTTTTTGACCAACTGTTCCGGCAATGCGCGGGCAACATCTGCCAGCCCACCGGTTTTTACCAGTCCATCCATTTCAGAGGCCAAAAATAATACTCTCATTCATTACTCCTCAATGGGAAATGTTTAGTACGGATACTGAAAATATGGTTCAACTAATGGCGATCATTCTGACACAGGCTTGAATCAGGGGACAGATCCCGGAAATGATCGGGATCTGATGTGGACAGGAAGTATTGCTTAAAAGCCGATTTTTGCGCCTTTGGGGATGACCACGACCCCTTCCGCAGATACATGGAAACGCTCACGATCGTGTACCGGGTCTTCACCAATAACGGTACCGGGAGCTAAGCTGACATTTTTGTCCAGAATAGCCCTTCGGATACGACAGCCACGGCCAATGTCGCAGTTGCCCATGATGACGGAACTGTCGACATACGAATGACTGTGAATGTGATTGTTAAATCCCAGTACTGAGTTGTATACGATTGAACCGGAAATAATACAACCTGAAGCCACCATTGAACGAATGGCCTGACCAGTTCGATTTTTTTCGTCGTGGACAAATTTAGCTGGTGGAACTGGAGGATGATAGCTGCGCAGTGGCCAGTGTTTGTTATAAAGGTCTATCGGTGGAATGACTGAAATCAGATCCATGTTGGCTTCATAAAAACTGTCTATGGTCCCCACGTCTCGCCAGTATCCTCGGGAGTTTTCCGGTTCACCGCGAATTTCGTTGATGGAAAAATCATAGACATAGACATCACCGCTCTCAAACAGTTTGGGAATGATGCTATGGCCAAAATCGTGCAGTGACTCCATGTCTTCAGCATCGTCTTTTAACGTTTGGACCAGAGTTTTGGCATCAAACACATAATTGCCCATTGAGGCCAGTGCATATCCGGGGCGACCCGGTATGGTTTTGGGGTTTTCTTTGGGCTTTTCCTCAAAGCCGATCATCTTGCCATTTTCATCAACTTCAATAATCCCAAACTGATCTGCCTGACTGACTGGGACCGGGATGGCCGCGACTGTTAGAAGAGCGCCGTGGTCATGATGAAAATTGATCATCTGGCGAATATCCATTTTATAAATGTGATCACCACCGAAGACACAGACCACTTCAGGATCCATTCCTTCAACCAGATTGACATTCTGGTAAATGGCATCAGCAGTGCCCTGGTACCAGTGTTTACCTGTTTGCATTTGAGCAGGAATAGGATCAATAAATCGGCTGGTCAGGCCGGTTACCCGCCACGAGCGACTGAGATGTTTGAGTAGTGAATGGGACTTAAATTGGGTCAGTACAAAAATTTGAAGTAAATCTGAATTAACAAAATTGTTAAGAACAAAATCGATGATTCGATAATTACCGCCAAATGGTACTGCTGGCTTGGCGCGTACAGAAGTCAACGGTGCCAATCGTGTGCCTTCCCCACCTGCAAGAATCATTGAAAGAATGCCTGACATGCTTTCACCCCTTATTGATAGGTTTTGGTTTTATTGTTATTGAAATTGCTTTTCTTTCATGACTGTCCACACCATTATTATAATTGCCTTGATTAACTCTGGTTCCGGAAAGCCGCTTTATCATTCATGCCAAAGAAAACATCTGAATATTCCGGCTGCTGTCTCTTTTGCTCAATAAATACTAATAACCCTATTACCATTGAGATTACTGCCAAGAAAATCAATAGTTTTGTCTTCATTCGTTGATTTAAACCCGTTCTTTCATCTATTGGGGTTAGATTAACGGCTGCTTTTCGGCCTGTCTAATAGAAACCTGAAACCGGGCTCCTGTTTACGTTCAAAGTTTTTTGTCCATGCTACGATAGGACGATTAGATCTATTTATGTAACACATCTGTTATGATTTATGACCATTCAATGTGAGTGTATGGAGAGTTAGTCAATGTTCAATCATTTGTGTGTGGGTGTAGTGGGCCTTATGCTGGTATCTATGGGGGCCATGGCCGAGAAGAAGCCCATTACCATTTCAGGTGGAACACAGTTCGAAGTATCTGTTGTGGTTGATACCGAGATAAATCCGGGTCAACAGACAGAAGTGGTCCTGGACCCTAAGGCTGTTGACAGTGGAAAACTGAGTGAACCTTTGCCCAGTTATTGCCTGTTAAATGCCACTTCAATAATAAATGATAAACATTTGGCTTTGCAGGCAGGAAAGATGGTTTGCGTGACAGATGATAAAAGAATTTTGGAGGCACAGTTATCAGGCACTGTTGATACCGGCCTCGATTGCGATAATTGTACCGACCTAAAATTGTCTGCTGGTGAGACTTTTACCTTGCAAATTGATAGCGAAGCGACTCTGAATCTGCAAATCAGGGCGGATGGAATGGCTCAGGAGTAGTTGAACTTCGTGCAGCATCACCAGTGATGATGCTGCATTTCAGCGGCGCTATTGGTTTGAGTTGTTGAACAAAAATTCCAATAGTGCTTTCTGTGCGTGCAGGCGGTTGCCAGCTTGGGGAAAAGCAAATGAACGCGGGTCGTCGAGCATATCCTGACTGATTTCTTCGCCTCTGTGAGCTGGCAGGCAGTGCAGGAAAATAGCATCCTTCTCCGCCAGATCCATTAAATCAGGACTCACCTGATAACCCTTAAATTTTTCCAGGCGCAGCTTCTGCTCTTCTTCCTGTCCCATTGAAGCCCATACGTCAGTTGTTACTAATGACGCTCCGCGAACAGCATCCTGTGGATCACGTATGATCTGGACCCGATCACCGGCGATTTCTAACAGGCTTTGCATGGGTTCAAATCCTTCCGGACAGGCAATATTAAGATTGAAATCGAACTGCACTGCTGCGTTGATATAGGAGTTACACATGTTGTTGCCATCACCGACCCAGGTAACAGTTTTCCCTTTTATATCCCCTCGTACTTCGTGGTAAGTTTGCATGTCCGCCAGCAACTGACAGGGATGATAATCGTCGGTGAGCGCATTGATAACCGGAATGCGAGAATACTGTGCAAATGTCTCAATGCTTTGGTGGTCAAATGTTCTGACCATAACTGCATCAACCATTTCAGACAGAACTCTGGCGGTATCTTCAAGAGGTTCCCCACGACCGAACTGGGCGTCTCGTGGGGAGAGAAAGATGGCATGCCCGCCTAACTGCGCCATGCCCGTTTCAAATGAAATACGGGTTCGGGTAGAGGATTTCTCAAATACCATGGCCAGTACATAATTCTTAAACGGTTCATAGTTTTCCCGCCGTTTCTGCATGGCCTTTAGCTCAATAGCTCTGACAATCAATGCATACAGTTCTGGCTTGGACAAGTCACTTAAGGTCAAAAAATGCCTTACCTGACCCATGGCGTATCTCCTCTTTTAATACTTATTGCTGCCGAGTGGCTGAAATAAAAAAGCCGACTCATGACAATGGAAGACAACAAAGTCACCATCGCCAGGATCGGCCTTCAAATGCGTCGATAATACGCTAATTGTCAGAGTCTACCGACTACAGCAAGGTAAGGCAATTGTGAGATTAAGTTCTGGTTACGGCTATTTGAGGTAAATCATCGGCGGGTGCAAAAACCAAGTCTAAGGATTAGAATGAACCAATGTTTAATCTGACTTACTTACTAGGGTATTGTTATGACTGATACGATTGAAACGATTAAAGAACAGATTTCTGCCAACCCGATTCTGTTATATATGAAAGGTAATCCGAATCAGCCGATGTGTGGTTTTTCTGCCCGTGCTGTGCAACATCTGATGGCATGCGGTCAACGTTTTGCGTATGTTGATATTTTGCAGAACCCCGATATCAGGGCAGAACTTCCTAAGTATGCGAATTGGCCTACATTTCCTCAATTATGGGTTAATGGTGAATTGGTTGGTGGCTGCGACATCGTTTCTGAGATGGCGGAGTCCGGTGAGTTGAAGACTTTGATCGATTCCGTTGCCCCAAAAGCATAACCATACTTTCCATCCTCAGGGTCGGTGAATATTTTGGAATCGACCCTTTCTCCTCTTTCACCTTTCAAGCACTTTTAACCGTAAAACAGGCTATTGATATCAGGCGGATTGACATGGTTGATTCGGGTGACCGGCTCTTCTAAATCATGGGTGTTGCCATGTCTTATTTATTATTTTCGAAAATGGTTGCTTGATACCTTCATCCGATGCCTTTTGTCACCATGTGTCTCTTTATAAGCTAGTGCCGGGTGCGTCAACAAACAGATAAACATGCGCGATCTGGTTTACCATGGCCGGAACCTGTTTGAGTGGTAACTTGACAGGGACCGGGGCTATAAAGGGCGTTGGACGAGCGGAGCTGTCCGTCCGTCCACCTGTATGGTTATTTATAATGAGGTAATCGATATCGTATGAGTTACCGTGACCAGCTGTCCAGGGGGGACAGGAGTGTCTTCAAGGTTAGCTGTTTCAAGGCACAAATATTCAGAGTTTCCTCCGGGGTGGATATCTGGCATGGCTTGGGTCGTCTGATCACTTGGATGCCACAGAACAGTCGTGTCTGCATTGTTGGTTTGGCATTCAATGCGGCGGTTAAGACCTGAGTCGTCCAGTTGCCATCCTTCTGTATTTGAAATTGTGGCGTCCCAGGGCAGGTTTGCATCAATCGAATGAGGAGTTCTTTTTACTGCATAATTGGCGAGTTTGTCTTTGTATGCTTTATCTTCCAGTCCCTTTATTTGAACCTTGCCTGGATGACTGACGGAAAAATATGAATGCAGCGCTGTTTGAAACAAGATCGGTGTGGAGTGTTCGTGTTTAAAGCTCAGAATCTGGGTCAGTGTGTCGGTTACAATAAAGCGCTGTTGTATTTCAAATCGGGAGTTTTCCGGCAGGTGCTTCAGTGATCCGCTCAAAGACAGAGTGACAGATTGATCGTCGCTGTGTTCCAGAGTCCAGAGAGATGTCCTGGCCCAGCCATGGCTTTCATATCCTTCTTTGCCGCCAAACCAGGGCCAGCATACGGGAATTCCTCCTCTGATGGGTTTGCCTGGTTGAGGTGGAACCTTGGACAGCCAGAAAACGGGGTTGGCATTTTCGGGCAGCCACTGCAGCAGTTGGCCGCCCCAGAGACTAATTTGGATTTTGCCAAGGGGAGTATTCAGTTCAAGACAGGGTTTATCGTGCCAAATGTACTCTTTAATCATGATGTTTTCCGATAATGAAAAGAAGAAAAATACTGGTCTTGAAAATAGCAGTCAAATACGTATAATCGCGCCACTTTTTGTGCCCTCCAAAATTTAGAGGGCATAATCGTTGGGCAGGCTCTTAATCGGGTCTGATTAAAAAAACCGTTAACCTTCGGGTTACGGTGGACACTAACGGTAAGTGATTTCAAAGCTTACCCCAGATAGGAGAACGCGATGGTAACTATTCGCCTCGCTCGTGGCGGTTCCAAGAAGCGCCCATTTTATCATCTGACCGTTGCCGATAGCCGCAATCCACGTGATGGCCGTTATATCGAACGTGTTGGTTTCTTTAACCCAGTTGCCCGTGGCCAGGAAGAAAAGTTACGTATTGACCTGAGTCGCGTTGACTACTGGGTTGAGAAGGGCGCCCAGGCGACTGACCGGGTTGCTGCGCTGGTGAAAGAATATCGTAAGGCTAACGCCTGATCATCTGTTGTTTAGTGTTGAGTGTGGGAAGGTCTTTCCATGGGTGATAACAAGCTGATTGCTCTTGGAAAAATAACTTCTGTTTTTGGTATCAAAGGTTGGGTGAAGGTTTATTCCTATACTGAGCCGATGAACCAGATCCTGGACTACCCCGAATGGATCTTGCAGTTGAATGGACGTCGTTTGGTCGTTCGTTTAAACGCAGGTAAAGTGCATGGCAAAGGATTGATAGCTCATATAAAAGATTGTGACGATCGCGATGAAGCCCTGAAGTACCAAGGGGCTGAGATTTACGTTGTGGCCGAGCAATTGCCTGAGCTGGAAGATGGAGATTTCTACTGGCATGAGCTGGAGGGGTTAAAGGTGGTGACGTTGAACGGCACCAACCTTGGGGTTGTTGATCATATGATGAGTGCCGGTACGGCCAATGATGTTCTTGTGGTTCGTGGTAATGATAGTGCCATTGATCATGAAGAGCGTTTGATTCCTTATCTAATGGATGAGGTGGTCAAAAACGTTGACCTGACAAACGGTGAGATTCTGGTTGATTGGCAACCGGACTATTGAGGCAGCGCTGTGTGGTTTGGAATTGTCAGTCTGTTTCCTGAGATGTTCGGTGCAGTAACCGATTCAGGGGTAACGGGAAGGGCAGTGAAAAAAGGACTGATTGACGTGGATTTCTGGAATCCCAGAGATTTTACTCTGGACGTTCACCGCACGGTTGATGACAGGCCTTTTGGTGGCGGACCGGGCATGGTAATGAAAGTTGAACCATTGCTGGCCGCACTGACAGCTGCCAAGGCTCATGCAGGGGCCGGTGTCCGAACCATTTACTTGTCTCCCCAGGGAAGGCAGCTGGATCAGCAGGGTGTATCCGAGCTGGTCGAAGCTGAAAAGTTGATTTTGGTCTGCGGTCGTTACGAAGGTATCGATGAGCGCATTATTGAGACTGAAATTGATGAGGAGTGGTCGATAGGAGACTTTGTTTTAAGTGGTGGTGAGTTGGCGGCGATGTGTCTATTTGATGCGGTAAGTCGTCAGGTTCCCGGTGTCCTGGGGCATGAAGGGTCAGCTGAGCAAGACTCATTTATGAACGGGTTATTGGATTGTCCACACTACACAAGACCAGAGATATTCAAGGGACTTGCAGTCCCACAGGTGTTACTCAGTGGCCATCATGAAAACATCAGGCGTTGGCGCTTGAAGCAGTCACTGGGTCGAACATGGTTAAAAAGGCCGGATTTGTTGCAGCATAGAAATTTAGACAAGCTGGAGCAAACCCTTTTGGACGAATTCATGCAGGAGCATCGCTCTGCACAGGACTCGGGAGCCGAAAATGAGCAACAGAAATAAAATTATTCAAGCAATAGAAGCTGAGCAGTTAAAGACAAATGTACCAGCATTTGGTCCTGGTGATACGTTGGTGGTACAGGTTAAAGTTAAAGAAGGTGAGCGCGAGCGTTTACAGGCGTTTGAAGGCGTGTGTATTGGTCGTCGCAACCGTGGTTTGGGTTCTAACTTCACCGTTCGGAAAATTTCCAGTGGTGTGGGCGTAGAGCGGACATTTCAGTTACACAGCCCATTGGTAGAAAGTATTGAAGTGAAGCGTCGTGGTGACGTTCGTCAATCCAAAATCTACTATTTGCGTGATCGTTCTGGTAAGTCTGCACGTATTAAAGAAAAACTGGACCGTAAAGGTTGATCTTGGTCAGCCCTGGTTCTATAAAGCAGCTTCGGCTGCTTTTTTTATGCCTGTAACAAAAGCAATGCGTGTCTGAACCCAAGGCTGACTTGTTTTCCAATGGTGAACGTTTTCTCGAAAAATATAATTTAGTAATAAATTGGGTTCAGGATTGGTTATAGTGTGGTCCATATGTTTGATGGAGGCTATGTTCAGTGAATAAATTAATTGGTTTGTTGGGAGTTGTTGCTGTGGGTGCTATCGCTGCGACTGGTGGCTGGATGGTTGCGCAGAATCCCACGGCTGTGGCAACAACAGCTGATAAAGAGGCGATCAAGGCCGCACTGGCGTCGATTGATAAACAGGTTCCTATTGTTTCGATTGATGAGTCAGACCTGGATGGTATGTATCAGGTCGTCCTGCAAAATGAAGATACGTTATATGTTGATGCATCCGGTGATTACTTTGTGATTGGGGATCTGTATCGAAATGGTGAAAGTGGTTTTGAAAACCTTAGTGAACCGGCCAAGCTGAAAGCCCGTGCGGCATATAATGAGGTTCGTAAGGGGATACTCGACCAGGTGGATCCTGCCTCTTATATCACCTATGCTGCTTCGGCCCCTGAAAAGACCGTTGTAACGGTTTTTACGGATGTGGAGTGTCCTTATTGTCGTAAGCTGCATGCAGAGATGGCTCAATACAATAAATTGGGTATTACTGTCCGTTATGCTGCTTATCCAAGGGCGGGTATAGGTTCCTCGGCTTATAATAAGATGGTGAGTGCATGGTGTTCTCCCGACCCGCGCGAAGCGATGAATAACCTTAAGCAGATGAAGTCGATCCCATCCACCAACTGCAATAGTCCGGTGGCGGAGCAATTTAATGTTGGCCGGCAAATCGGTGTTCAGGGTACTCCGGCAATTGTTGCAGCAGATGGCACCATGATCCCGGGTTATGTGCCTGCTGAGCAATTGGCTCAACGCCTCGGCATCCTGTAACCCTTTGTTGTTTTTTCTTCAATATAGCATTCTAATATTTGCAGCCCCCTGACGCCTGGGGGCTGATTGACACTCTCCAGTCATCCCAGTAATGTTCCCATCCCTTTCGCAGGGTATCTTTCGATCAGGTAAGAGGATTTTCTTTTGAAACCGGTAAATGTTGGTTTGTGTGGTTTGGGTACTGTCGGTAGAGGGACATTGAGCGTCATGCAGCGCAATATGCAGGACATCAATCGCAGATCAGGTAGACCCGTCCGAATTACCCATGTAGGGGCTCGTAGAGATAATCCTTCCTGTGATTTGACAGGTATCAAAGTCTCCAGAGATATTTTTGAAGTTGCCCGTGATCCGGAAGTGGATGTGGTTGTTGAGCTGATTGGAGGTTACGAGCCTGCCAAG from Gynuella sunshinyii YC6258 carries:
- the trmD gene encoding tRNA (guanosine(37)-N1)-methyltransferase TrmD gives rise to the protein MWFGIVSLFPEMFGAVTDSGVTGRAVKKGLIDVDFWNPRDFTLDVHRTVDDRPFGGGPGMVMKVEPLLAALTAAKAHAGAGVRTIYLSPQGRQLDQQGVSELVEAEKLILVCGRYEGIDERIIETEIDEEWSIGDFVLSGGELAAMCLFDAVSRQVPGVLGHEGSAEQDSFMNGLLDCPHYTRPEIFKGLAVPQVLLSGHHENIRRWRLKQSLGRTWLKRPDLLQHRNLDKLEQTLLDEFMQEHRSAQDSGAENEQQK
- the rplS gene encoding 50S ribosomal protein L19, with translation MSNRNKIIQAIEAEQLKTNVPAFGPGDTLVVQVKVKEGERERLQAFEGVCIGRRNRGLGSNFTVRKISSGVGVERTFQLHSPLVESIEVKRRGDVRQSKIYYLRDRSGKSARIKEKLDRKG
- a CDS encoding DsbC family protein, giving the protein MNKLIGLLGVVAVGAIAATGGWMVAQNPTAVATTADKEAIKAALASIDKQVPIVSIDESDLDGMYQVVLQNEDTLYVDASGDYFVIGDLYRNGESGFENLSEPAKLKARAAYNEVRKGILDQVDPASYITYAASAPEKTVVTVFTDVECPYCRKLHAEMAQYNKLGITVRYAAYPRAGIGSSAYNKMVSAWCSPDPREAMNNLKQMKSIPSTNCNSPVAEQFNVGRQIGVQGTPAIVAADGTMIPGYVPAEQLAQRLGIL